A genome region from Cervus canadensis isolate Bull #8, Minnesota chromosome 10, ASM1932006v1, whole genome shotgun sequence includes the following:
- the ANKRD60 gene encoding ankyrin repeat domain-containing protein 60 yields MRRRAAEAATPPGGTIRPDPAAAGPPTPWADSAGPRPRSLQLRASTRGRSHVGDPQAVNHATDVVPDVFAMRVLLEDSGEMFRVTNCRSNMTVRELKEELDLTAGIPFNLQRLQYLDQGILMDDATLKFHDVIPGGIISLCIWHYDGWTELVLAAVEGDSSKLACLGVAEDTFYRTANSGRFDDRQWKKWISQRAFVALYVASHRGHSEAVQYLLEHGANCQGRSPVGRTPLHVAAAMSRLDCISLLLTYGASINDKDAKGETPMSLARRLNRTQSERRMFLFYWLVKMGTKDPLDPAVNKAFQRVKAGFGTKKEGKV; encoded by the exons ATGCGGAGGAGGGCAGCGGAGGCAGCGACGCCGCCGGGGGGCACCATTCGCCCGGACCCCGCTGCAGCCGGGCCGCCCACGCCGTGGGCGGACTCCGCCGGCCCACGGCCCCGCTCCCTGCAGCTCCGGGCCAGCACCCGCGGCCGGAGCCACGTCGGGGACCCGCAGGCCGTGAACCACGCGACTGACGTGGTCCCGGATGTCTTCGCCATGCGGGTGCTGCTGGAAGATTCCGGGGAGATGTTCCGAGTGACAAACTGCCGCAGCAACATGACGGTGCGGGAGCTCAAAGAGGAGCTGGACCTAACAGCCGGCATCCCCTTCAACCTGCAGCGGCTGCAGTACCTGGACCAAG GAATTTTGATGGATGACGCTACGCTGAAGTTCCACGACGTTATTCCTGGTGGAATTATTTCATTATGTATCTGGCACTATGATGGATGGACGGAGCTGGTTTTGGCGGCTGTGGAAGGGGATTCCAGTAAG CTGGCTTGCCTCGGCGTTGCCGAAGACACTTTCTACCGAACTGCAAACTCGGGGCGTTTTGACGACAGGCAGTGGAAGAAGTGGATTTCCCAGAGAGCGTTCGTGGCCTTGTATGTTGCCTCACACAGGGGTCACTCGGAGGCTGTGCAATACCTTCTAGAACATG GTGCCAACtgtcagggaagatcccccgtGGGCAGGACGCCCCTGCATGTGGCTGCAGCCATGAGCCGGCTGGACTGTATCAGCCTCTTGCTTACCTATGGGGCCTCCATCAACGACAAGGACGCCAAGGGGGAGACGCCCATGTCCCTCGCCCGCCGCCTGAACCGCACCCAGAGCGAGCGACGGATGTTCCTCTTCTACTGGCTGGTGAAGATGGGGACTAAGGACCCACTGGACCCTGCGGTGAACAAGGCTTTCCAGAGAGTCAAGGCCGGGTTCGGCACCAAGAAGGAGGGCAAAGTGTAG